The proteins below are encoded in one region of Lactuca sativa cultivar Salinas chromosome 3, Lsat_Salinas_v11, whole genome shotgun sequence:
- the LOC111919061 gene encoding growth-regulating factor 2 isoform X1, which produces MGNGDRSSSRGFNIGGGDDDSGEAPAPAPSAFLESDIAIGINMQHAVSSFNLHNKITNFMPPSSYYHHNQLQNHQASTEIGGGVVFGSDSGGATEVSGKVLFTATQWQELERQTMIYKYIMASIPVPPQLLIPYSTQSNKGGMDMRFSSGSDPEPWRCRRTDGKKWRCSRDVAPDQKYCERHAHKSRPRSRKPVEIQPHNTNITTNALNITPTSYTNTLITSSYQHPSWAIPVSVSSSNQQFQESLSHSPRVGSKRNHNFPQEHESHNNNNYSNILDTTSTAGVRRQNFIDAWSRSTGGGDNCSLTLSMQCSGGIDDDDHNFEIGMLDVEREGKLHNEWLLNQSSWMGSRSTPGGPLGEALGLGIASSTVNGPLSGPSFHAHSNSSSTTTSSLCENGDAHGHELSFIR; this is translated from the exons ATGGGGAATGGAGACAGAAGCAGTAGTAGGGGTTTTAATATCGGAGGCGGAGACGATGACTCAGGGGAAGCACCTGCACCTGCGCCTTCGGCGTTCTTGGAGTCTGATATCGCAATTGGTATAAACATGCAACACGCTGTATCATCTTTTAACCTTCATAACAAGATCACCAATTTCATGCCTCCTTCTTCATATTATCACCACAACCAGCTTCAAAATCATCAAGCTTCGACTGAAATTGGTGGTGGCGTAGTCTTCG GATCAGACAGTGGTGGAGCAACGGAAGTTTCAGGGAAAGTACTTTTCACTGCGACTCAGTGGCAAGAGCTTGAGAGGCAGACGATGATCTATAAGTACATTATGGCTTCTATCCCTGTTCCCCCTCAGCTCTTAATACCTTATTCCACTCAATCCAACA AGGGGGGCATGGACATGAGATTCTCAAGCGGGTCGGATCCGGAGCCATGGAGGTGTAGAAGAACAGATGGAAAGAAATGGAGATGTTCGAGGGATGTAGCACCTGACCAGAAATACTGCGAGCGTCATGCCCACAAAAGCAGACCCCGTTCAAGAAAGCCTGTGGAAATTCAACCCCACAACACTAACATTACAACAAACGCCCTCAACATTACTCCTACTTCGTATACAAATACTCTTATTACTTCTTCATATCAACATCCCAG TTGGGCGATCCCTGTATCTGTATCTTCATCGAACCAACAATTTCAGGAATCATTGAGTCACTCACCCAGAGTAGGATCGAAAAGGAACCATAATTTTCCTCAAGAACATGAAtcccacaacaacaacaactacagtAATATTTTGGATACTACTAGTACTGCAGGTGTTAGGAGGCAGAATTTCATTGATGCTTGGTCAAGAAGTACGGGAGGAGGGGACAACTGTTCTCTTACTTTGTCGATGCAATGTAGTGGTGGGATTGATGATGATGATCACAATTTTGAAATTGGAATGTTGGATGTGGAAAGAGAAGGGAAATTACATAACGAGTGGTTGTTGAACCAGAGTTCTTGGATGGGTTCACGTTCAACACCTGGTGGACCATTGGGTGAAGCATTGGGCCTGGGTATTGCTAGTAGTACTGTAAATGGGCCTTTGAGTGGGCCATCTTTTCATGCCCATAGTAATAGTAGTAGTACAACTACAAGCAGCTTGTGCGAGAATGGTGACGCACATGGCCATGAGCTTAGCTTCATTAGGTGA
- the LOC111919061 gene encoding growth-regulating factor 8 isoform X2, with translation MGNGDRSSSRGFNIGGGDDDSGEAPAPAPSAFLESDIAIGINMQHAVSSFNLHNKITNFMPPSSYYHHNQLQNHQASTEIGGGVVFEGGMDMRFSSGSDPEPWRCRRTDGKKWRCSRDVAPDQKYCERHAHKSRPRSRKPVEIQPHNTNITTNALNITPTSYTNTLITSSYQHPSWAIPVSVSSSNQQFQESLSHSPRVGSKRNHNFPQEHESHNNNNYSNILDTTSTAGVRRQNFIDAWSRSTGGGDNCSLTLSMQCSGGIDDDDHNFEIGMLDVEREGKLHNEWLLNQSSWMGSRSTPGGPLGEALGLGIASSTVNGPLSGPSFHAHSNSSSTTTSSLCENGDAHGHELSFIR, from the exons ATGGGGAATGGAGACAGAAGCAGTAGTAGGGGTTTTAATATCGGAGGCGGAGACGATGACTCAGGGGAAGCACCTGCACCTGCGCCTTCGGCGTTCTTGGAGTCTGATATCGCAATTGGTATAAACATGCAACACGCTGTATCATCTTTTAACCTTCATAACAAGATCACCAATTTCATGCCTCCTTCTTCATATTATCACCACAACCAGCTTCAAAATCATCAAGCTTCGACTGAAATTGGTGGTGGCGTAGTCTTCG AGGGGGGCATGGACATGAGATTCTCAAGCGGGTCGGATCCGGAGCCATGGAGGTGTAGAAGAACAGATGGAAAGAAATGGAGATGTTCGAGGGATGTAGCACCTGACCAGAAATACTGCGAGCGTCATGCCCACAAAAGCAGACCCCGTTCAAGAAAGCCTGTGGAAATTCAACCCCACAACACTAACATTACAACAAACGCCCTCAACATTACTCCTACTTCGTATACAAATACTCTTATTACTTCTTCATATCAACATCCCAG TTGGGCGATCCCTGTATCTGTATCTTCATCGAACCAACAATTTCAGGAATCATTGAGTCACTCACCCAGAGTAGGATCGAAAAGGAACCATAATTTTCCTCAAGAACATGAAtcccacaacaacaacaactacagtAATATTTTGGATACTACTAGTACTGCAGGTGTTAGGAGGCAGAATTTCATTGATGCTTGGTCAAGAAGTACGGGAGGAGGGGACAACTGTTCTCTTACTTTGTCGATGCAATGTAGTGGTGGGATTGATGATGATGATCACAATTTTGAAATTGGAATGTTGGATGTGGAAAGAGAAGGGAAATTACATAACGAGTGGTTGTTGAACCAGAGTTCTTGGATGGGTTCACGTTCAACACCTGGTGGACCATTGGGTGAAGCATTGGGCCTGGGTATTGCTAGTAGTACTGTAAATGGGCCTTTGAGTGGGCCATCTTTTCATGCCCATAGTAATAGTAGTAGTACAACTACAAGCAGCTTGTGCGAGAATGGTGACGCACATGGCCATGAGCTTAGCTTCATTAGGTGA
- the LOC111919049 gene encoding protein IQ-DOMAIN 18-like isoform X1, translated as MGKKGSGSWFTAVKRAFSPNKSKNQDQDFDQEDDRKREKRRWLFRKSSNAVQIPSQVRDNVSSNDVPQPKHAVHDLAAEEEKRAILMAAATIKAAEAAATTAHAAAEIIRLTTRPSPISVKHHFAAILIQTSFRGYLARRALQALKGIVMLQAVIRGQNVRKQATITLRCMQALLRVQSRLHDQRSRLSHDGGRKSVMAETPTFLESKYLQDIRQRKSMSRDGSCIPDDWSDRPHSLEELDAILQSRKEREASLATAFSQQMQKLSRNPSTMDEKELEESASWLDRWIEAKQWENQRTSRASLDRRDSIKTVEIDTSRPNSRSGTSAYKLQQYHASHYIPNSPSRRSSYSPSTGQQPITPSPIKTKPIQIRSASPHCSKEERSYLNTNIHSLRSTPRVSGSMFRYSTCVNDMAIPNYMAATESAKAKIRSQSTPRQRPATPERERVGSAKKRLAYPIPDPCDNGSEGYKGHYYSDHNYGHNLRSPSFKSVQVGHVGMGQQWYYADSTNGGELSPCSTTDLRRWLR; from the exons ATGGGAAAGAAAGGAAGTGGTTCGTGGTTCACCGCAGTCAAGAGAGCTTTTAGTCCAAATAAATCCAAGAATCAAGATCAAGATTTCGATCAAGAAGATGACAGG AAGAGGGAGAAGAGAAGATGGTTGTTTAGAAAATCATCAAATGCTGTACAAATACCGAGTCAAGTGAGAGATAATGTATCAAGTAACGATGTTCCACAACCTAAACATGCTGTTCATGACCTCGCTGCAGAGGAGGAGAAGCGTGCCATTTtaatggcggcagccaccattaAAGCGGCTGAAGCTGCTGCCACTACCGCCCATGCAGCTGCGGAGATTATTCGTCTCACCACCAGACCTTCTCCCATTTCTGTTAAGCACCATTTCGCTGCCATTCTCATTCAGACATCTTTCCGTGGCTACCTG GCAAGAAGAGCACTACAAGCACTGAAGGGGATAGTGATGCTTCAAGCAGTGATTCGAGGTCAGAATGTAAGGAAGCAAGCAACCATCACTTTAAGATGCATGCAGGCACTTTTACGAGTACAATCACGACTACATGATCAACGATCCAGGCTCTCACATGACGGAGGTAGAAAGTCAGTGATGGCAGAAACACCAACTTTCTTGGAATCCAAATACCTTCAAGATATACGACAAAGGAAGTCCATG TCCAGAGACGGAAGTTGCATTCCGGATGATTGGAGTGACAGACCACACTCTCTTGAAGAGCTCGATGCCATATTACAGAGCCGAAAGGAACGTGAAGCGTCTCTTGCTACAGCTTTCTCCCAACAG ATGCAGAAACTCAGCAGAAACCCATCTACCATGGATGAAAAAGAGCTCGAAGAAAGTGCTAGTTGGTTAGATCGATGGATAGAAGCAAAGCAATGGGAAAACCAGAGAACCAGCAGAGCTTCTTTAGACAGAAGGGACTCGATAAAAACAGTTGAAATCGATACTTCAAGACCCAATTCTCGCTCAGGTACAAGCGCTTACAAATTACAACAATACCATGCTTCACATTACatccccaactcaccgagtcgaagATCAAGCTACAGCCCTTCAACAGGTCAACAACCCATCACACCATCTCCAATCAAGACAAAACCAATACAGATCCGGTCAGCAAGTCCGCATTGTTCAAAAGAGGAGAGAAGTTACTTGAATACAAACATACATAGCCTACGCTCAACTCCACGTGTCAGTGGGTCCATGTTTAGGTATAGCACGTGTGTAAACGACATGGCAATACCTAACTACATGGCTGCAACAGAGTCTGCGAAAGCAAAGATAAGGTCACAGAGCACACCTAGACAGAGACCCGCAACACCAGAGAGGGAACGAGTGGGGTCTGCTAAGAAAAGACTAGCATACCCCATCCCTGATCCATGTGATAATGGCAGCGAGGGGTACAAGGGTCATTATTACTCTGATCATAATTATGGTCATAACTTAAGGAGCCCAAGCTTCAAGAGTGTCCAAGTGGGTCATGTTGGTATGGGACAGCAATGGTATTATGCAGACAGCACTAATGGTGGAGAACTTTCACCTTGTTCTACTACTGATTTAAGAAGGTGGCTTAGGTGA
- the LOC111919049 gene encoding protein IQ-DOMAIN 18-like isoform X3, with translation MGKKGSGSWFTAVKRAFSPNKSKNQDQDFDQEDDRKREKRRWLFRKSSNAVQIPSQVRDNVSSNDVPQPKHAVHDLAAEEEKRAILMAAATIKAAEAAATTAHAAAEIIRLTTRPSPISVKHHFAAILIQTSFRGYLARRALQALKGIVMLQAVIRGQNVRKQATITLRCMQALLRVQSRLHDQRSRLSHDGGRKSVMAETPTFLESKYLQDIRQRKSMSRDGSCIPDDWSDRPHSLEELDAILQSRKEREASLATAFSQQKLSRNPSTMDEKELEESASWLDRWIEAKQWENQRTSRASLDRRDSIKTVEIDTSRPNSRSGTSAYKLQQYHASHYIPNSPSRRSSYSPSTGQQPITPSPIKTKPIQIRSASPHCSKEERSYLNTNIHSLRSTPRVSGSMFRYSTCVNDMAIPNYMAATESAKAKIRSQSTPRQRPATPERERVGSAKKRLAYPIPDPCDNGSEGYKGHYYSDHNYGHNLRSPSFKSVQVGHVGMGQQWYYADSTNGGELSPCSTTDLRRWLR, from the exons ATGGGAAAGAAAGGAAGTGGTTCGTGGTTCACCGCAGTCAAGAGAGCTTTTAGTCCAAATAAATCCAAGAATCAAGATCAAGATTTCGATCAAGAAGATGACAGG AAGAGGGAGAAGAGAAGATGGTTGTTTAGAAAATCATCAAATGCTGTACAAATACCGAGTCAAGTGAGAGATAATGTATCAAGTAACGATGTTCCACAACCTAAACATGCTGTTCATGACCTCGCTGCAGAGGAGGAGAAGCGTGCCATTTtaatggcggcagccaccattaAAGCGGCTGAAGCTGCTGCCACTACCGCCCATGCAGCTGCGGAGATTATTCGTCTCACCACCAGACCTTCTCCCATTTCTGTTAAGCACCATTTCGCTGCCATTCTCATTCAGACATCTTTCCGTGGCTACCTG GCAAGAAGAGCACTACAAGCACTGAAGGGGATAGTGATGCTTCAAGCAGTGATTCGAGGTCAGAATGTAAGGAAGCAAGCAACCATCACTTTAAGATGCATGCAGGCACTTTTACGAGTACAATCACGACTACATGATCAACGATCCAGGCTCTCACATGACGGAGGTAGAAAGTCAGTGATGGCAGAAACACCAACTTTCTTGGAATCCAAATACCTTCAAGATATACGACAAAGGAAGTCCATG TCCAGAGACGGAAGTTGCATTCCGGATGATTGGAGTGACAGACCACACTCTCTTGAAGAGCTCGATGCCATATTACAGAGCCGAAAGGAACGTGAAGCGTCTCTTGCTACAGCTTTCTCCCAACAG AAACTCAGCAGAAACCCATCTACCATGGATGAAAAAGAGCTCGAAGAAAGTGCTAGTTGGTTAGATCGATGGATAGAAGCAAAGCAATGGGAAAACCAGAGAACCAGCAGAGCTTCTTTAGACAGAAGGGACTCGATAAAAACAGTTGAAATCGATACTTCAAGACCCAATTCTCGCTCAGGTACAAGCGCTTACAAATTACAACAATACCATGCTTCACATTACatccccaactcaccgagtcgaagATCAAGCTACAGCCCTTCAACAGGTCAACAACCCATCACACCATCTCCAATCAAGACAAAACCAATACAGATCCGGTCAGCAAGTCCGCATTGTTCAAAAGAGGAGAGAAGTTACTTGAATACAAACATACATAGCCTACGCTCAACTCCACGTGTCAGTGGGTCCATGTTTAGGTATAGCACGTGTGTAAACGACATGGCAATACCTAACTACATGGCTGCAACAGAGTCTGCGAAAGCAAAGATAAGGTCACAGAGCACACCTAGACAGAGACCCGCAACACCAGAGAGGGAACGAGTGGGGTCTGCTAAGAAAAGACTAGCATACCCCATCCCTGATCCATGTGATAATGGCAGCGAGGGGTACAAGGGTCATTATTACTCTGATCATAATTATGGTCATAACTTAAGGAGCCCAAGCTTCAAGAGTGTCCAAGTGGGTCATGTTGGTATGGGACAGCAATGGTATTATGCAGACAGCACTAATGGTGGAGAACTTTCACCTTGTTCTACTACTGATTTAAGAAGGTGGCTTAGGTGA
- the LOC111919049 gene encoding protein IQ-DOMAIN 18-like isoform X2: protein MGKKGSGSWFTAVKRAFSPNKSKNQDQDFDQEDDRREKRRWLFRKSSNAVQIPSQVRDNVSSNDVPQPKHAVHDLAAEEEKRAILMAAATIKAAEAAATTAHAAAEIIRLTTRPSPISVKHHFAAILIQTSFRGYLARRALQALKGIVMLQAVIRGQNVRKQATITLRCMQALLRVQSRLHDQRSRLSHDGGRKSVMAETPTFLESKYLQDIRQRKSMSRDGSCIPDDWSDRPHSLEELDAILQSRKEREASLATAFSQQMQKLSRNPSTMDEKELEESASWLDRWIEAKQWENQRTSRASLDRRDSIKTVEIDTSRPNSRSGTSAYKLQQYHASHYIPNSPSRRSSYSPSTGQQPITPSPIKTKPIQIRSASPHCSKEERSYLNTNIHSLRSTPRVSGSMFRYSTCVNDMAIPNYMAATESAKAKIRSQSTPRQRPATPERERVGSAKKRLAYPIPDPCDNGSEGYKGHYYSDHNYGHNLRSPSFKSVQVGHVGMGQQWYYADSTNGGELSPCSTTDLRRWLR, encoded by the exons ATGGGAAAGAAAGGAAGTGGTTCGTGGTTCACCGCAGTCAAGAGAGCTTTTAGTCCAAATAAATCCAAGAATCAAGATCAAGATTTCGATCAAGAAGATGACAGG AGGGAGAAGAGAAGATGGTTGTTTAGAAAATCATCAAATGCTGTACAAATACCGAGTCAAGTGAGAGATAATGTATCAAGTAACGATGTTCCACAACCTAAACATGCTGTTCATGACCTCGCTGCAGAGGAGGAGAAGCGTGCCATTTtaatggcggcagccaccattaAAGCGGCTGAAGCTGCTGCCACTACCGCCCATGCAGCTGCGGAGATTATTCGTCTCACCACCAGACCTTCTCCCATTTCTGTTAAGCACCATTTCGCTGCCATTCTCATTCAGACATCTTTCCGTGGCTACCTG GCAAGAAGAGCACTACAAGCACTGAAGGGGATAGTGATGCTTCAAGCAGTGATTCGAGGTCAGAATGTAAGGAAGCAAGCAACCATCACTTTAAGATGCATGCAGGCACTTTTACGAGTACAATCACGACTACATGATCAACGATCCAGGCTCTCACATGACGGAGGTAGAAAGTCAGTGATGGCAGAAACACCAACTTTCTTGGAATCCAAATACCTTCAAGATATACGACAAAGGAAGTCCATG TCCAGAGACGGAAGTTGCATTCCGGATGATTGGAGTGACAGACCACACTCTCTTGAAGAGCTCGATGCCATATTACAGAGCCGAAAGGAACGTGAAGCGTCTCTTGCTACAGCTTTCTCCCAACAG ATGCAGAAACTCAGCAGAAACCCATCTACCATGGATGAAAAAGAGCTCGAAGAAAGTGCTAGTTGGTTAGATCGATGGATAGAAGCAAAGCAATGGGAAAACCAGAGAACCAGCAGAGCTTCTTTAGACAGAAGGGACTCGATAAAAACAGTTGAAATCGATACTTCAAGACCCAATTCTCGCTCAGGTACAAGCGCTTACAAATTACAACAATACCATGCTTCACATTACatccccaactcaccgagtcgaagATCAAGCTACAGCCCTTCAACAGGTCAACAACCCATCACACCATCTCCAATCAAGACAAAACCAATACAGATCCGGTCAGCAAGTCCGCATTGTTCAAAAGAGGAGAGAAGTTACTTGAATACAAACATACATAGCCTACGCTCAACTCCACGTGTCAGTGGGTCCATGTTTAGGTATAGCACGTGTGTAAACGACATGGCAATACCTAACTACATGGCTGCAACAGAGTCTGCGAAAGCAAAGATAAGGTCACAGAGCACACCTAGACAGAGACCCGCAACACCAGAGAGGGAACGAGTGGGGTCTGCTAAGAAAAGACTAGCATACCCCATCCCTGATCCATGTGATAATGGCAGCGAGGGGTACAAGGGTCATTATTACTCTGATCATAATTATGGTCATAACTTAAGGAGCCCAAGCTTCAAGAGTGTCCAAGTGGGTCATGTTGGTATGGGACAGCAATGGTATTATGCAGACAGCACTAATGGTGGAGAACTTTCACCTTGTTCTACTACTGATTTAAGAAGGTGGCTTAGGTGA